One part of the Cinclus cinclus chromosome 20, bCinCin1.1, whole genome shotgun sequence genome encodes these proteins:
- the MYO15B gene encoding myosin XVB, whose amino-acid sequence MWQLIFFFFKELLPFPSFADPCHTAVFMQCLPISNGSECCGGRSHCFGSDAPSLSWQLFPSSFTQSQLRGFMLFLCWQPLIFFSLQDVGLLEIPAELSALLHFVEGRHRAQANQITETQPPEVKVKDDLSLPATINSYPFSSFIKSHFQKPDFPAPGQPLQHPLTHLDAEHQESALEINKLILRFIGDKSLRGWQEILLGNYIAGRGLSDAALRNEIFSQVVSQTWRNPDTEHSRRGWVLMATLLSCFGPSPALEKPLLKFVSDHGMEGYSAVCQRKMLTAAQGTETEPAPSRAYPPTQLEWTANQRRGKMVLDVHTFNEEKFSAEVESWMTGEQYAAWILSARGCEKKARGWSISMFTGNTWQDLLGCDFVLDLIGEMEDTSNFSSSSQAPTEYPITPERDRSIPQASDLDMIPPAPGIQAPAFPPPSLPPELIGLHPDPRFRDDLRTPVGLDHYVDDLFSPVLHQGSRVPEMENREILSRRMKGGGKIGPTQRGILPSAGFSGMTQTPVYQPMPSMVGMPAAMPMMPGAAGIAPMPAMVMPQPMVPAVDPSQLAAQQQAFINQQAMLMAQQMTLQAMSISQQQQQQQELQKRQKSLENAKPRVSSPAQASAPATLPKPKNSSSSQAAATPSNSPEPAAKAKEPDYDYMEEEFSSNEDDDYPRETFQQKREYFQKMGEQHIRVKKVRPSKTWTPPAKPQPEEEEEEEEEEREDLEKRKREELEKKKEVKPVPKPESAPASPLPPPEPKPKKETPKPKKQPTVVKPSGPESRPAPSREIGNIIKMYQSRPAPEPLPIEPARRVSKPFIKKNDPKNEALAKLGMMKPSPQPSPSPVPQEKKTPPPVKPKPSPASSSIKEKQLPLLSIFKPEGAPPAPQVPCAPPHPPPAPEDQGRQESTGKDSAVTVAGDDEIKTQLYKLTTSVSFSYLDPAWKIFLRKEVFYPKENFSHPYCLNLLCEQIIRDTFSESSFRISREERRKMKDLLMEFRVGNNVQSIQEEGIKKRIVVAARDNWANYFSRLFPVHGEKGSDVQILGVSHRGMRLLKVEKAAGYHPEHLKILRSYCFADVLSVEMKGSNFLEFSLKTEQLILQSPKAPCIKAMVELFMQELRQDTNYVVALRSYIVDDKSLLSFKKGDLIELLPMQGVEPGWQFGSTGGRCGLFPTSLVQLAPAPDYLSTSMDRRGEQQKSMRASPESKNTSRESSVLSLTPGATSTTLVPAGDHYTMIDFASAYFREAPSMQGLKGTSAEKKSVTDLVRHTKVPIQASLLRFSDSELNELATKNFQTLMRFMGDQQKHKHQTEVQCIYEILQLCKEKEDLHDEIYCQVFKQVTHNPQQESEMRGWLLLNLLTGYFLPSKTLLPYATKFLQLASSDPSSTHHDIAKICQSNLRKNFLYGGRRHLPFTVEMEALLKGHGARRLVVLMPGGMEYVTRIRTFTVAKELLQEICEQMGIGEQQEIQDFILFAVRSDDKNLGKMVRPIKLEEYLHDYLLEDKLVSVTLRRLTWGTPLHFDNQVYTDVHYGQVLWDYLNGRILLNQSKEMETEVGLLAVFQHWAKGDQQNSAPSREELKEYTPKTLQASISPKALHNNVATLLRTRQPLQPLDAKIQFIEHVMKLPFFGYTIFLVERISDEMVPVPCFFGVNKEEIIMVDGTSQVVSRAIPLQELQKMRTLRPVSDGGLPGLELLYGSPDSPRAMWVELSQAKELYHTIVVILDKTELHS is encoded by the exons ATGTggcagttgattttttttttttttaaggaattgctcccttttccctcctttgcaGACCCATGTCACACAGCTGTGTTCATGCAATGCCTCCCTATTTCCAATGGTTCTGAATGTTGTGGAGGCAGAAGTCACTGCTTTGGCTcagatgctccatccctgtcctggcagCTTTTCCCAAGCAGTTTCACCCAGTCTCAGCTCAGGGGTTTTATGTTGTTTCTCTGCTGGCagccactgatttttttctctctccaggaCGTGGGGCTGCTGGAGATCCCCGCAGAGCTCTCAGCCCTCCTGCACTTTGTTGAAG GTCGACACCGAGCCCAGGCCAACCAGATAACTGAGACACAGCCCCCAGAAGTCAAGGTCAAGGATGACCTTTCCCTCCCAGCCACCATCAACAGCtatcccttctcctccttcatCAAATCACACTTCCAG AAACCAGATTTCCCTGCCCCTGgtcagcctctgcagcacccttTAACCCACCTGGATGCTGAACACCAGGAGAGTGCACTTGAGATAAACAAACTG ATTTTACGGTTCATTGGTGACAAGAGCCTCCGTGGCTGGCAGGAGATCCTGCTGGGCAACTACATTGCTGGGAGAGGTTTGAGTGATGCTGCTCTGCGCAACGAAATCTTCAGCCAGGTGGTTTCCCAGACCTGGAGGAACCCAGACACGGAGCACAGCCGGCGAGGCTGGGTCCTGATGGCAactctgctgagctgctttggCCCCTCACCAGCACTGGAGAAGCCGCTGCTGAA GTTTGTGTCAGACCATGGCATGGAGGGCTACAGCGCTGTTTGCCAGCGCAAGATGCTGAcagcagctcagggcacagAGACAGAGCCTGCACCCTCTCGGGCTTACCCTCCCACCCAGCTGGAGTGGACAGCAAaccagaggagagggaagatgGTGCTGGATGTTCATACCTTCAATG AGGAGAAATTCTCAGCTGAGGTGGAGTCCTGGATGACTGGGGAGCAGTATGCAGCCTGGATCCTGAGTGCAAG GGGCTGTGAGAAGAAGGCTCGAGGGTGGTCTATCTCCATGTTCACTGGCAACACATGGCAGGACCTGCTGGGCTGTGACTTTGTGCTGGACCTAATTGGAGAGATGGAGGACACCAGCAacttcagcagctcctcccaggcCCCCACTGAGTACCCCATCACTCCAGAAAGGGACAGGAGCATCCCCCAGGCCTCTGACCTGGACAT gatccctcctgctccaggtATCCAGGCCCCTGCCTTCCCCCCACCCAGCCTTCCTCCAGAACTTATTGGTCTCCATCCAG ATCCAAGGTTTAGAGATGACCTGAGGACCCCTGTAGGCTTGGATCACTATGTGGATGATCTcttcagccctgtgctgcatcAGGGCTCCAGAGTGCCT GAGATGGAGAACAGGGAGATTCTCAGCAGACGCATGAAAGGAGGGGGGAAGATTGGACCCACACAGAGaggaatccttccttctgcaG GCTTCTCTGGAATGACTCAAACACCAGTTTACCAGCCCATGCCCTCCATGGTGGGGATGCCAGCAGCCATGCCCATGatgccaggggctgctgggaTTGCACCTATGCCAG CCATGGTGATGCCCCAGCCCATGGTGCCAGCTGTAGATCCCAGCCAGttggcagcacagcagcaagcctttaTCAACCAGCAAGCCATGCTCATG GCCCAGCAGATGACCCTTCAAGCCATGAgcatttcccagcagcagcagcagcagcaggagctgcagaagcGACAAAAGTCTCTTGAGAATGCAAAGCCAAGAGTCTCAAGCCCAGCACaagcctcagccccagccacTCTCCCAAAACCCAAGAATTCttccagcagccaggctgctgcaacACCATCAAATtctccagagccagcagctaAGGCAAAAGAGCCG GATTATGACTACATGGAAGAGGAGTTCTCCAGCAATGAGGATGATGACTATCCTCGGGAAACCTTCCAGCAGAAGAGAGAATACTTCCAAAAGATGG gagagcagcacatTCGAGTGAAGAAAGTCAGACCTAGCAAAACCTGGACTCCTCCAGCAAAACCCCagccagaggaggaggaggaggaggaagaagaagaaagagaggatctggagaagaggaaaagagaggagctggagaagaaaaaagaagtgaagCCTGTCCCTAAACCAGAGTCAG CTCCTGCTTCCCCTCTGCCACCTCCTGAGCCAAAGCCAAAAAAAGAGACACCAAAACCAAAGAAGCAGCCAACTGTAGTGAAGCCTTCAGGCCCTGAGTCACGTCCTGCACCCAGCCGTGAGATTGGGAACATCATCAAAATGTACCAGAGCAGACCAGCCCCCGAGCCCCTGCCCATCGAGCCTGCCAG GCGAGTATCCAAACCATTTATAAAGAAGAACGACCCCAAAAATGAGGCTCTGGCCAAGCTGGGAATGATGAAACCCTCACCTCAGCCATCA CCATCTCCTGTGccacaggagaagaaaacaccTCCACCTGTCAAGCCCAAGCCAAGCCCAGCTTCCAGCTCTATCAAGGAAAAGCAGTTGCCTCTCCTGTCCATCTTCAAACCAGAGGGTGCCCCACCAGCTCCCCAGGTCCCTTGTGCTCCCCCTCATCCCCCACCAGCACCTGAGGACCAAGGCAGGCAGGAATCCACAGGGAAAG ACTCTGCTGTGACAGTGGCAGGTGATGATGAGATCAAGACCCAGCTGTACAAGCTCACCACCAGTGTCAGCTTTTCCTATCTCGACCCTGCCTGGAAAATTTTTCTGCGCAAAGAG GTGTTTTATCCCAAAGAAAATTTCAGCCACCCTTATTGTCTGAACTTGCTGTGTGAACAG ATCATCCGTGACACCTTCTCTGAGTCCAGCTTTCGGATCTCCAGGGAGGAGAGGCGCAAGATGAAAGACCTGCTGA TGGAGTTCCGAGTTGGCAACAATGTCCAGTCCATTCAGGAGGAGGGGATAAAGAAGAGGATTGTCGTGGCTGCTCGGGACAACTGGGCCAACTATTTCTCCCGTCTTTTCCCTGTTCAT GGTGAAAAGGGAAGTGATGTGCAGATCCTGGGTGTTTCTCACCGGGGCATGAGGCTGCTGAAGGTGGAGAAAGCAGCTGGATACCATCCTGAGCACCTTAAAATCCTGCGCAGCTACTG CTTTGCAGATGTGCTGTCAGTGGAGATGAAAGGCAGCAATTTCCTGGAGTTCTCCCTGAAGACAGAGCAGCTCATCCTGCAGTCTCCAAAGGCTCCGTGCATCAAGGCCATGGTGGAACTCTTCatgcaggagctgaggcag GACACCAACTATGTGGTGGCTCTGCGCAGCTACATTGTGGATGACAAGAGCCTGCTCAGCTTCAAGAAGGGAGACCTCATCGAGCTgctgcccatgcagggcgtGGAGCCAG ggTGGCAGTTTGGCTCCACTGGCGGTCGCTGTGGTCTCTTCCCCACCAGCCTGGTGcagctggctcctgcccctgaCTACCTCAGCACCAGCATGGACAGAcggggagagcagcagaagagcATGAGGGCGTCCCCAGAGAGCAAGAACACCAGCAGGGAG AGTTCTGTCCTCAGTCTGACACCAGGAGCCACCAGCACCACGTTAGTCCCTGCTGGTGACCATTACACAATGATTGACTTTGCCAGCGCCTACTTCCGAGAGGCTCCGTCCAT gcagggcctgaaggggaCCTCTGCTGAGAAGAAGAGTGTCACTGACCTGGTGCGGCACACCAAG GTCCCAATCCAGGCGTCTTTGCTCCGCTTCTCTGACAGTGAGCTGAACGAGCTGGCTACAAAGAACTTCCAGA CGCTGATGCGGTTCATGGGAGATCAGCAAAAACACAAGCACCAGACTGAGGTCCAATGCATCTATGAAATCCTTCAG CTGTGCAAGGAGAAGGAGGATTTGCATGATGAGATCTACTGCCAGGTCTTCAAACAGGTCACCCACAACCCTCAGCA GGAGAGTGAGATGCGGGGCTGGCTGCTCCTAAACCTGCTCACTGGGTACTTCCTACCTTCCAAAACCCTGTTGCCCTATGCCACCAAgttcctgcagctggccagCAGTGATCCATCCAGCACCCACCATG aTATAGCCAAGATCTGCCAGAGCAACCTGCGTAAAAACTTCCTGTACGGGGGCCGTCGGCACCTCCCCTTCACTGTGGAGATGGAGGCACTGCTG AAGGGACACGGTGCTCGGCGGCTGGTGGTGCTGATGCCTGGAGGCATGGAGTATGTCACCAGGATCAGGACATTCACT GTGGCCAAGGAGCTCTTGCAGGAGATTTGTGAGCAGATGGGAATAGGTGAACAGCAAGAGATACAGGACTTTATTCTCTTTGCTGTGAGGAGTGATGACAAAAATCTTG GTAAAATGGTGAGGCCAATAAAACTGGAGGAGTATCTCCATGATTACCTGCTGGAGGACAAGCTGGTCTCTGTGACCTTACGCAGGctcacctgggggacacctCTGCACTTTGACAACCAAGTTTACACAGATGTCCATTACGGGCAG GTGCTGTGGGATTACCTGAATGGGAGGATCCTGCTGAATCAGAGTAAAGAAATGGAGACGGAGGTGGGCCTTTTGGCAGTGTTCCAGCACTGGGCCAAAGGGGACCAGCAGAACTCTGCTCCCTCCAG GGAAGAGCTGAAGGAATACACTCCAAAGACCCTGCAGGCCTCCATCAGCCCCAAGGCTCTGCACAACAACGTGGCCACACTGCTGAGAACAAGGCAGCCTCTCCAGCCACTGGATGCAAAAATCCAGTTCATAG AGCATGTGATGAAATTGCCTTTCTTTGGCTACACCATCTTCCTCGTGGAGAGAATCAGTGATGAGATGGTCCCTGTGCCCTGTTTCTTTGGTGTGAACAAGGAGGAGATCATTATGGTGGATGGCACCAGCCAG GTGGTGTCCCGGGCCATtcccctgcaggagctgcagaagatGCGCACCCTGAGGCCGGTCTCTGATGGGGGCCTCCCTGGCCTGGAGCTCCTCTATGGCTCCCCTGACAGCCCCAGGGCCATGTGGGTGGAACTGTCacag GCCAAAGAACTGTACCACACGATTGTTGTCATCCTGGATAAAACAGAGCTGCACTCCTAG